The DNA sequence CCGCACGCCCGGGGCCTCGGCTCGTCGGCGGCGGCGGTCGTGGCGGGCGTGGCGGCCGGGTTCGCCCTCGCGGGTCGCGAGTCGGACACGAGCGCGTTGCAACTCGCCGCGGAGTTCGAGGGCCACGCCGACAACGCGGCGGCGGCCATGTTCGGCGGCGTGGCGATCGCGTGGACGCACGGTGACCGCTACCGCGCGGTCCGCGTGGAGCCGCACCCCGGCGTGACGCCGGTCGTGCTGGTGCCGGCGGAGGAGTCGTCCACGCACACCACCCGGGGCCTGCTGCCGTCGAAGGTGCCGCACGAGGACGCCGCGTTCGCCGCGGGCCGGTCCGCGCTGGCCGTGCACGCCCTCGCGAAGGACCCCTCGCTGCTGCTCGACGCGCTGGACGACCGGCTGCACGAGCCGTACCGGGAACCCGCGTGGCCTGCGACGACCCGCCTGGTGCGGTCGTTGCGGGAGGCGGGGGTGGCGGCCGCGGTGTCCGGGGCGGGACCCACGGTCCTGGCCCTGCCACCGGACGGGGTGGTCCCGCCCCGGGTGGACACGGCCGGGTTCGAGACCCGTTCGGTGCCGGTCGACCTGGGCGGGGTCCGGGTTGCGCCACTCGGCTGAGTGACGCGACGCGCCGCACCCCGGTTGTTGCACCCGGCCGGACCGGCGTCTACCCTCGGGGCCATCAGTCACCGCGCGCACGGGCGCCGGTGTGGTGCCCGGACGTTCGTTCCGGATCGCATTCCTCCAGTGACTTGGCTCTGTGCCGTATGGACGGGGCCGACGCTGGAAGGCACCCGCTCGCCGTGTGACCGAAGTCCCGCACCGGAGGACTCCGCTTTCGTGCGCGTTCCGCGCCGTCGCCAGGTCCGCCTGAACCGGGACGAAACTGCCGCGCCGCATTCCGTCGGACGGCAGGTCCGCTGGATCGCGTAGGAGGCGCGCTCCGGTCAGGAAGGACATGTGTGACCAACACCGATGTACTGAGCAGCCAAGCTCCTGCTGCTCCCAACCCCGCTGCCAGTTCCGGAGCCGAGGAGAACGCTCTGACCACCCCTTCGAACGGCAGCGCCACGCCGCGCAAGCGCGCGGGCCTCTCTGGAATGGTGCTGGCCGAACTCCGTGAACTCGCAGGTCAGCTGGGCATCACCGGCACGGCCGGCCTCCGCAAGGGCGACCTGATCGCCGCCATCAAGGAGCGGCAGGGCGGCACCTCCGGTCGGGGCAGTGCCGCGACGCCGCCCAAGGCCGAGAAGAAGGCCGAGGCCCCGAAGGCGGCCGCCGGGAAGGCACCCGCGGTGGAGAAGGCCGTCGAGGCGCCCGCCGCGGTGGACAAGCCCACCCAGCAGCAGCTCGACGTGACCGACCGCCCCGCCGACGAGGAGGGTGGCCGGCGCGGCAACCGCCGCCGCCGTTCCGCCAACCGTCCCGCGGGCAGCCCCGAGGCGCCGGCCGCGGACGCGCCGCAGGCCGAGCGCGTCCAGGGCGACCGCCAGCAGGCCGAGCGTCCGGAGCGCGCCGAGCGCACCGAGCGCCAGGACCGCACCGAGCGCCAGGACCGGGGCGACCGGTCCGAGCGCGGCGACCGGTCCGACCGGGGTGACCGGTCCGACCGCTCGGAGCAGCGCGAACAGCGCCAGGACCGGGGCGAGCGGGGCAACCGCGGCGACCGGCAGGACCGGGGTGGCCGGGACGACCGCGGCGACCGGGGTGGCCGTGACCGCGACCAGAACCGCAACCGCCAGCAGAGCGGCCCGGACGACGGCGACGAGGACGGCGGCCGGCGCGGTCGTCGCTTCCGCGACCGCCGCCGTCGCGGTGGCCGCGGCGAGGACGGCGGTCCCGCCACCGACACCGAGGTGCGCGAGGACGACGTCCTGCTGCCCGTGGCGGGCATCCTCGACGTGCTGGAGAACTACGCGTTCGTCCGCACCTCGGGCTACCTGGCCGGGCCGAACGACGTGTACGTGTCGTTGTCGCTGGTCCGCAAGTACGGGCTGCGCCGCGGCGACGCCCTGATCGGCGCCGTGCGGCAGCCGCGCGACGGCGAGCAGCAGCGCCAGAAGTTCAACCCCCTGGTGCGGGTGGACAAGATCAACGGCCTCGACCCGGAGGAGTCCCGCAACCGGCCGGACTTCACCAAGCTGACGCCGCTGTACCCGAACGAGCGCCTGCGCCTCGAGACGGAACCGCACATCCTCACCACGCGCGTCATCGACCTGGTGATGCCGATCGGCAAGGGCCAGCGCGCCCTCGTCGTGTCGCCGCCGAAGGCGGGCAAGACCTCGGTGCTCCAGTCGATCGCCAACGCGATCACGAAGAACAACCCCGAGTGCCACCTGATGGTGGTGCTGGTGGACGAGCGCCCCGAAGAGGTCACCGACATGCAGCGGTCGGTGAAGGGCGAGGTCATCGCCTCCACCTTCGACCGGCCGCCGTCGGACCACACCACGATCTCGGAGCTGGCCATCGAGCGGGCGAAGCGCCTGGTCGAAATGGGTCACGACGTGGTCGTGCTGCTGGACTCGATCACCCGCCTGGGCCGGGCCTACAACCTCGCGGCCCCCGCGAGCGGCCGGATCCTGTCCGGTGGTGTCGACTCGACCGCGCTGTACCCGCCCAAGCGGTTCCTGGGCGCGGCCCGCAACATCGAGGGCGGCGGCTCGCTGACCGTCATCGCGACGGCCCTGGTCGAGACCGGGTCCGCGGGCGACAGCGTGATCTTCGAGGAGTTCAAGGGCACCGGCAACGCCGAGCTCAAGCTCGACCGGAAGATCGCGGACAAGCGGACCTTCCCGGCGGTGGACGTCGACTCGTCCGGCACCCGCAAGGAAGACCTGCTGCTCTCGCCGGACGAGCTGGCGGTCATGCACAAGCTGCGCCGGGTGCTGCACGCCCTGGACAGCCAGCAGGCCATCGACCTGCTGCTGGACCGCCTGCGCAAGAGCCGCACGAACATCGAGTTCCTGATGCAGGTGGCCAAGACCACCCCGGGCGCGGACAACGACTGACCGCGTGCGACCCACGGGCCCGTCCGGCGCGCACCGCGCCGGGCGGGCCTTCGGGCGTTCCGGGGATCAGCAGGGCGGGGCGGCCGACGCCAGGCCGGCCTCGGCCAGCGCGGCGGTGCGGCGGCGTTCGAGGAAGTACCCGGTGACCAGCAGCACGGTGACCGGCACGCCGACGCCGACCACGGCCACCACGGGCACGCGCACGCCGTGCAGCAGCACGCCCAGGGTCAGCACGGCGACCAGGTACGGCCAGCGCAGCCACGCGCGCTGCCACCGGGCGGTCCACAGCACGGAGCTCGACGTCGCGACGCCGACGGCGACGCCCGCGCCGAACACGGGGCTCGACAGGGTGAGGGAGCCCGGCGCACCCAGCAGCAGGCCACCCACTCCGGTGAGACCCAGGACGGCGATGCTGAACAGGAGGGGCACGGCCAGCCACGTGGCCAGCGGCAGGGGACGCCCGACAGTGCACAACACCCGGCCAGTGTGGCGTCCGCGCAACGACGTTTGCTGCTCTCTGTAGTTCAGCGGTTACCTCGTGCGCCGAATGGTCGACCACCATCGGCGAACGGTTGTGACGCTCCCCACCGGGAACAAGCGTGGCAGCCCTGGCGTTGCAGCCGGTGACAGCCGATCTGGCACACTGTCGGGTCGAGTCCGGCTCCGGTTCACCTCGAAGAACCCCAACGAGGACCCGGCGGCCACTTAGGAAAGGGACAAGACGTTGAAGACCGGCATTCACCCCGAGTACGTGACGACCGAGGTCACCTGCGGTTGCGGCAACACCTTCACCACCCGCAGCACCAAGACGTCCGGCGCCATCCACGTCGAGATCTGCGCCAACTGCCACCCGTTCTACACGGGCAAGCAGAAGATCCTCGACACCGGTGGCCGGGTCGCGCGCTTCGAGGCCCGCTACGGCAAGCGCGCCAAGTAGCTGCCAGAACGGCGTCCACCCCGAGTGCGCGGGTGGGCGCCGTTGTCGTCTCCACACCCCGAAGCACCTCTCGCCAGACGCTGAGACCGGAGCAAGATCGTGACGCTGGACGCCCTGCTGGCCGAGCACGCCGAGCTGGAAGCCAAGCTCGCCGACCCCTCGGTGCACGCCGACCAGGCGGGCGCGCGCAAGCTCGGCAAGCGCTACGCCGAGCTGACCCCGATCGTGAAGGCGGCCCGCGAGCTGGAGCAGGCGAGGTCCGACCTGGAGACCGCCCGCGAGCTGGCCGCCGAGGACCCGGTGTTCGCCGAGGAGGCCGAGGAGCTGGGCAAGGCCGTCCCGGTGCTCGAGTCGAAGCTGACCGAGCTGCTCCTGCCGCGCGACCCGCACGACGGTGCGGACGTCGTGCTGGAGATCAAGTCCGGTGAGGGCGGCGAGGAGTCGGCGCTGTTCGCGGGCGACCTGCTGCGCATGTACCTGCGGTACGCCGAACGCCACGGGTGGAAAGCCGAAGTGCTCGACGGCACGGACTCCGACCTGGGCGGCTTCAAGGACGTCACGGTGGCCATCAAGAGCCGTGCGGACACGCCGGAGGGCGTGTGGTCGCGGCTGAAGTACGAGGGTGGCGTGCACCGCGTGCAGCGGGTCCCGGTGACCGAGTCGCAGGGCCGCATCCACACCTCCGCCGCCGGCGTCCTGGTGTTCCCCGAGCTCGACGAGGTCGAGGTCGAGATCGACGAGAACGACCTGCGGGTGGACGTGTTCCGCTCGTCGGGCAAGGGTGGGCAGAGCGTCAACACGACCGACTCGGCCGTGCGCATCACGCACCTGCCGACCGGCATCGTGGTCTCCTGCCAGAACGAGCGCAGCCAGCTGCAGAACAAGGCCCGCGCCATGCAGGTGCTGCAGGCCCGGCTGACCGCGTTGGCCGAGGAGAAGCAGCAGCAGGAGGCGTCGGACGCCCGGCGCTCGCAGATCCGCACGGTGGACCGCTCCGAGCGGGTCCGGACCTACAACTTCCCGGAATCGCGCATCTCCGACCACCGGGTTGGGTACAAAGCCCATAACCTGGATCAGGTTCTCGACGGCGACCTGGACGCGCTGCTCGACGCCCTGGCGTCGGCCGACCGCGCGGAGCGGCTCGCCGGCGGGTGAGGCGAGGACGAGGGGGCGCGCGATGGCGGAAATCCTGGTGACCCCGCGGCGCGTCCCCCTCGACGCCGTGCTGGACGTGCGGGTGGTCGACCTACCGCCGGACGAGCGGGTGGTGGTGTCCGCGTCGACGGGCGACTGGTCGTCCGCCGCGGTCTTCCTGGCCGACGAGCGCGGCGTGGTGGACCTGACCCGGCACGCGCCCGTCGAGGGCGGCTACTCGGGCGTCGACCCGATGGGGTTGTTCTGGTCGATGACCCGGACGGGTGAGCCGGCGGGTCCGACGTTGCTCGAGGTCGTCGGGGTCGGCAAGGTGGAGCTGGACCGGCTGACCGTGCCCGACGGGGTGCGGCGGACCGAGGTGCGCGAGAACGGCCTGGTCGGCGTGCTGTTCGAGCCCGACGACGGTGAAGCGCACCCCGGTGTGCTCGTGCTGGGCGGCTCCGAGGGCGGGCTGCACGAGCTGGACGCGGCGCTGCTCGCCGGGCACGGGTTCGCGGCGTTGGCGCTGGCCTACTTCGGCGTGCCCGGTGTGCCGGACGACCTGGTCGAGGTCCCCTTGGAGTACGTCGGGACCGCGGTGGCGTGGCTGGGTGAGCGGGCGGGGGCCGTCGGCCTGGTCGGCGGGTCGCGCGGCGGGGAGCTGGCGTTGCTGGCCGGGTCGCTGTTCCCGCAGGTCAAGGCCGTGGTGAGCGTGGCGGGCAGCGGCGTGGTGACGCAGTGCATCGGACCCGGCACTCGGTTGTTGCGGAAGCTGGAGCACGAGGGCGCGTCGTGGACGTGGCAGGGCAGGCCGCTGCCGTACCTGCCGTACTCGATCCCCGACGGGCTGCGCCGGCGGGTGGTGTCGGGCGAGCCGGTGGCGCTGACGTCGGCGTTCGACTTCTCCGACGGCATCCCGGAGGACACCGAGATCCCGGTCGAGCGGATCGCGGGCGGTGTGTTGCTGCTCTCACCCGGCCGGGACGAGTCGTGGCCGGCCGCGGAGCTGAGCGACGTCGCGTGGCGCCGGCTGACGGAGCTCGGGCACGGGCACCGGCACGAACGGGTGGTGTACCCCGAGGCAGGACACCTGATCGCCGGGCCGCCGCACCGCCCGACGACGCAGGCGGTCGTGCCCGGGCCGGGCGTGACGTTCTCGATGGGCGGCACACCCGCCGCCACGGCCGCCGCCCGGGCCGACGCGTGGCGTCGGACCGTTGAGTTCTTGTCGGACCAACTGGGCACCTAATGTGTCGGTCATGAGCGCACACTTTGACGTCGTGGTCCTCGGTGCGGGGCCAGGCGGGTACGTCGCCGCGATCCGGGCGGCCCAGCTGGGGCTGAAGACGGCGGTCATCGAGGAGCGTTACTGGGGCGGGGTGTGCCTGAACGTGGGCTGCATCCCGTCGAAGGCGCTCCTGCGCAACGCGGAGCTCGCGCACCTGTTCACCCACGAGCAGAAGACCTACGGCATCCAGGTCGACGGCACGGTGAAGTTCGACTACGGCGTCGCCTTCGAGCGCAGCCGCAAGGTCGCGGACGGGCGCGTCAAGGGCGTGCACTTCCTGATGAAGAAGAACGGCATCACCGAGTACAACGGCTACGGCACGTTCCGGGACGCCAACACCATCGAGGTGAACGGCGAGACGGTCACGTTCGACCACGCCATCATCGCCGCGGGCGCGAAGACCCGACTCCTGCCGGGCACCGAGCTGTCCGACCGGGTGGTGACCTACGAGGAGCAGATCCTGTCCAAGGAGCTGCCCGGCAGCATCGTCATCGCGGGCGCGGGTGCCATCGGCGTCGAGTTCGGCTACGTGCTGCACAACTACGGCGTGAAGGTCACCATCGTCGAGTTCCTCGACCGGGTGGTGCCGCTGGAGGACGCCGAGGTGTCGGCCGAGCTGGCCAAGCGCTACAAGCGCATGGGCATCGACGTCCGCACGTCCACCCGCGTCGAGTCCATCGACGACAGTGGCGAGAAGGTCCGCGTCACCGTGTCGAAGGACGGGCAGCAGGAGGTCCTGGAGGCCGACAAGGTCATGCAGGCGATCGGCTTCCAGCCGCGGGTGGAGGGCTACGGCCTGGAGAACACCGGGGTCGGGCTGACCGAGCGCGGCGCCATCGCCGTCGACAACCGGGGCCGCACCACCGTCCCGCACATCTTCGCGATCGGCGACGTGACCGCGAAGCTGATGCTGGCGCACGCGGCCGAGTCCATGGGCATCGTCGCGGCCGAGACCATCGCGGGCGCGGAGACCATGGAGCTGGACTTCCCGATGATCCCGCGCGCGACGTTCTGCCAGCCGCAGATCGCGTCGTTCGGCTGGACCGAGGCGCAGGCCCGGGAGAAGGGCTTCGACGTCCAGGTGGCGAAGTTCCCGTTCACCGCGAACGGCAAGGCGCACGGCCTCGCGGACCCGAACGGCTTCGTCAAGCTGATCAGCGACGCCAAGTACGGCGAGCTGCTCGGCGCGCACATGATCGGGCCGGACGTGACCGAGCTGCTGCCGGAGCTGACGCTGGCCCAGCAGTGGGACCTGACCGTGCACGAGGTGGCGCGCAACGTGCACGCGCACCCGACGTTGAGCGAGGCGGTCAAGGAAGCGGTCCACGGCCTGGCCGGCCACATGATCAACTTCTGATCCCCCTACCCTGATCCCATGACCCGACACCCGTTGCGGCTGGCCATCATCGAAGCGGAACGCCTGCTGGCCGCGGCGGGTGTCGACAGTGCCCGCGTGGACGCCGAGCTGCTGGCCGCGCACGTGCTCGGCGTCGAGCGGTCCCGGTTGGCGCTGATCCCGCTGGTCGACCCGCCGGTGGTGGAGGCGCTGCACAAGGTCGTGCGCCAGCGCGCGACCCGCGTGCCGTTGCAGCACATCACCGGGCGGGCGCACCTGGGCGGGGTGGACCTGGAAGTGGGTCCGGGCGTGTTCATCCCGCGCCCGGAGACGGAGCTGGTGCTGGAGTGGGGTCTGTCCACTGTGGAGTCGGCGGACCCCGTCGTGGTCGACCTGTGCACGGGGTCCGGCGCGCTGGCCCTGGCGGCGGCGCACCGGCTGCCGCGCGCGACCGTGCACGCGGTCGAGCGCGATCCCTCGGCGCTGGCCTGGGCCCGGCGCAACGCGGAGGCCCGCGCGGCGGCCGGTGACACGCCGATCACGCTGCACGCGGGCGACGTGACGGCGCCGGACGTGCTGGCGGACCTGGACGGTCAGGTCGACCTGGTGCTGTGCAACCCGCCGTACGTGCCGGACGGGACCGAGGTGCAGCCCGAGGTCGCCGAGCACGACCCGCGGCACGCCGTGTTCGGCGGTGCGGACGGGCTGGAGGTGATCCGGCACGTGGTGGCGGTGGCCGCGCGGCTGCTCAAGCCCGGCGGGCACGTGGCGATCGAGCACGACGACAGCCACGGCAGCATCGTGCCCGCGCTGCTGTCCACCCGCCGCGTCCTGACCGACGTCGCCGACCACCGCGACCTGGCCTGGCGCCCCCGCTTCGCCACCGCCCGCCGGGTCTGAGCCGGGCGTTCCGCATTCGCCGGTCGGGCGATTCCCGAGCCGGTTCGCGCAGCGCGGTCAACGCTTTCACGGGCGCGCGTGGGTGACCAGCGCGGCCAACCTCGCACGCGTTTGCGGCCATTCTCCGACCGGGCCCGACGCGTACACCACGTATTCGATGCCGCCCGTTTCCCAGTAGGCCACGGCGGCCCGTTCGGTCACCCCGTCCGCCACCTGTTCGAAATCCCACCGCACCGCCGGGAAATCGCGGATCCGGTCACCGGTCAACGCCAACCTGGTGTGCCCGGGCTGCCGTTCCCGGTCGACCGCGGCGGCCGTGATCCGGTCCAGCAGGGACACCGTCGCGTCGGTGACGGGCGCTCCGCCGAGCCGCACCTCGCGGCGCGGGTTCGCCGGGTCGGTCGCCACGAGGGTCGTCGCCACCGTGCCCGCGGTGACCGCCCACCCGGCCGGGATCGCGGTCGTGAGGCCGCCGGGCGCCTCCACGCGCCGCAGGTCCGCGGGCAGTGCGGTGGTGGCGGTCGTCGTGGTGGTGGTCGCCGCCGGGGCGGGCGGTGCCGGCGGAACGGACGGCGTGGCGGTGCCGGTGGTCGTGGTGATCACCGGCGGCGTGACGGCCGCCGCCGCGGTCGGCGCGGGCGTCCGCCCGCCCAGCGCGAGGTACCCCGCCGCACCCGCCACCGCGACGTACGCGGCGGCGCAGCACAGCGCCAGCGGAACGGCGCCGATCGGGTTCCTGGGATTCACCGGACGCCTCGCCATCGGGATAATCTGGAGGTCAACGCTCCGCCGAGTAAATCGGAGAACCCGCGATGGCTGTCAATGGCCCGAACGAGTGGAGCGAGCTGCGGGAATGGCTGCTGGCCCGCATCGTGCACGTCGACCTCACCGAATTCGCGGACCCCGACCGCGTGCGCCTGGCCCGGGCGCTGACCGCGGTGCTGTCGGCGTTGAACGCGGGCCGCGACGACGAGGCGCACCGGGCCGCCGCGGTGGTGCGCGGCGAACTGGAGCGCGGCGGCGCGCCCCGGGCGGACGACGTCCTGCGCACCCACCTGGCCATCGCG is a window from the Saccharothrix saharensis genome containing:
- the prfA gene encoding peptide chain release factor 1, whose product is MTLDALLAEHAELEAKLADPSVHADQAGARKLGKRYAELTPIVKAARELEQARSDLETARELAAEDPVFAEEAEELGKAVPVLESKLTELLLPRDPHDGADVVLEIKSGEGGEESALFAGDLLRMYLRYAERHGWKAEVLDGTDSDLGGFKDVTVAIKSRADTPEGVWSRLKYEGGVHRVQRVPVTESQGRIHTSAAGVLVFPELDEVEVEIDENDLRVDVFRSSGKGGQSVNTTDSAVRITHLPTGIVVSCQNERSQLQNKARAMQVLQARLTALAEEKQQQEASDARRSQIRTVDRSERVRTYNFPESRISDHRVGYKAHNLDQVLDGDLDALLDALASADRAERLAGG
- the rho gene encoding transcription termination factor Rho, giving the protein MTNTDVLSSQAPAAPNPAASSGAEENALTTPSNGSATPRKRAGLSGMVLAELRELAGQLGITGTAGLRKGDLIAAIKERQGGTSGRGSAATPPKAEKKAEAPKAAAGKAPAVEKAVEAPAAVDKPTQQQLDVTDRPADEEGGRRGNRRRRSANRPAGSPEAPAADAPQAERVQGDRQQAERPERAERTERQDRTERQDRGDRSERGDRSDRGDRSDRSEQREQRQDRGERGNRGDRQDRGGRDDRGDRGGRDRDQNRNRQQSGPDDGDEDGGRRGRRFRDRRRRGGRGEDGGPATDTEVREDDVLLPVAGILDVLENYAFVRTSGYLAGPNDVYVSLSLVRKYGLRRGDALIGAVRQPRDGEQQRQKFNPLVRVDKINGLDPEESRNRPDFTKLTPLYPNERLRLETEPHILTTRVIDLVMPIGKGQRALVVSPPKAGKTSVLQSIANAITKNNPECHLMVVLVDERPEEVTDMQRSVKGEVIASTFDRPPSDHTTISELAIERAKRLVEMGHDVVVLLDSITRLGRAYNLAAPASGRILSGGVDSTALYPPKRFLGAARNIEGGGSLTVIATALVETGSAGDSVIFEEFKGTGNAELKLDRKIADKRTFPAVDVDSSGTRKEDLLLSPDELAVMHKLRRVLHALDSQQAIDLLLDRLRKSRTNIEFLMQVAKTTPGADND
- the prmC gene encoding peptide chain release factor N(5)-glutamine methyltransferase; this translates as MTRHPLRLAIIEAERLLAAAGVDSARVDAELLAAHVLGVERSRLALIPLVDPPVVEALHKVVRQRATRVPLQHITGRAHLGGVDLEVGPGVFIPRPETELVLEWGLSTVESADPVVVDLCTGSGALALAAAHRLPRATVHAVERDPSALAWARRNAEARAAAGDTPITLHAGDVTAPDVLADLDGQVDLVLCNPPYVPDGTEVQPEVAEHDPRHAVFGGADGLEVIRHVVAVAARLLKPGGHVAIEHDDSHGSIVPALLSTRRVLTDVADHRDLAWRPRFATARRV
- a CDS encoding acyl-CoA thioester hydrolase/BAAT C-terminal domain-containing protein; the protein is MAEILVTPRRVPLDAVLDVRVVDLPPDERVVVSASTGDWSSAAVFLADERGVVDLTRHAPVEGGYSGVDPMGLFWSMTRTGEPAGPTLLEVVGVGKVELDRLTVPDGVRRTEVRENGLVGVLFEPDDGEAHPGVLVLGGSEGGLHELDAALLAGHGFAALALAYFGVPGVPDDLVEVPLEYVGTAVAWLGERAGAVGLVGGSRGGELALLAGSLFPQVKAVVSVAGSGVVTQCIGPGTRLLRKLEHEGASWTWQGRPLPYLPYSIPDGLRRRVVSGEPVALTSAFDFSDGIPEDTEIPVERIAGGVLLLSPGRDESWPAAELSDVAWRRLTELGHGHRHERVVYPEAGHLIAGPPHRPTTQAVVPGPGVTFSMGGTPAATAAARADAWRRTVEFLSDQLGT
- the lpdA gene encoding dihydrolipoyl dehydrogenase, which gives rise to MSAHFDVVVLGAGPGGYVAAIRAAQLGLKTAVIEERYWGGVCLNVGCIPSKALLRNAELAHLFTHEQKTYGIQVDGTVKFDYGVAFERSRKVADGRVKGVHFLMKKNGITEYNGYGTFRDANTIEVNGETVTFDHAIIAAGAKTRLLPGTELSDRVVTYEEQILSKELPGSIVIAGAGAIGVEFGYVLHNYGVKVTIVEFLDRVVPLEDAEVSAELAKRYKRMGIDVRTSTRVESIDDSGEKVRVTVSKDGQQEVLEADKVMQAIGFQPRVEGYGLENTGVGLTERGAIAVDNRGRTTVPHIFAIGDVTAKLMLAHAAESMGIVAAETIAGAETMELDFPMIPRATFCQPQIASFGWTEAQAREKGFDVQVAKFPFTANGKAHGLADPNGFVKLISDAKYGELLGAHMIGPDVTELLPELTLAQQWDLTVHEVARNVHAHPTLSEAVKEAVHGLAGHMINF
- the rpmE gene encoding 50S ribosomal protein L31, encoding MKTGIHPEYVTTEVTCGCGNTFTTRSTKTSGAIHVEICANCHPFYTGKQKILDTGGRVARFEARYGKRAK
- the thrB gene encoding homoserine kinase, translating into MTAPAVRALRVTVPASTANLGSGFDALGMALALHDELEFAVTGGGLAVEVSGEGAGDVPTDERHLVVRAFRAACELVGVEVPGLRLTCRNAIPHARGLGSSAAAVVAGVAAGFALAGRESDTSALQLAAEFEGHADNAAAAMFGGVAIAWTHGDRYRAVRVEPHPGVTPVVLVPAEESSTHTTRGLLPSKVPHEDAAFAAGRSALAVHALAKDPSLLLDALDDRLHEPYREPAWPATTRLVRSLREAGVAAAVSGAGPTVLALPPDGVVPPRVDTAGFETRSVPVDLGGVRVAPLG